The genomic interval GCAGCGGGTTGGTCGCGCCCGAGACCACCTGGAAGTACGCCTCGTCGCCCCGACGGTCGACCTTCTGGGTCGCGAGCGCCACGATCACGTTGACCACGAAGTCGACGGGGATGATGTCGAGGATCGAGTCGGCCAGGCCCGGGAACTCGGGCAGCAGCCCGCGCCCGTAGGCCATGATGAGCGGATCGGCGACCTTGTAGCCGTCGATCCAGCCCGGGTAGGGGCGCCGCAGCGCCGACTCGATGATCGACGGGCGCACGAACGACACGCGGTGCCCGGCGGAGGCCCACAGGTCCTCGGCCACCCGCTCGGCCATGGCCTTGGTGAACGTGTAGATGTCGGTCCAGCCGACCGACTGGGCGCGCGTGCGCCCGTAGTCGACGAGACGGTCGTGGACCCACGTGGTGCGCAGCTCCTCGGCGGCCGCGGCGACGGCCTTGGGGCCCATCTTGCCCTGGCGCACACGCGCGGCGAGCATCTGGGAGCGCAGGGTCTCGGGCGTGCGGGACTGCGCCTCGACCCGGTGGTGGGCGGCGAGCGCGGCCTCGTGCTCGGCGCGCCAGTCGACGTCGTGCGCGAGCGAGCCCTCCTGACGCAGGCCCTTGGAGATGCCGCCCACGTACGCGGTGGAGACGTGGATGACGTGCGGATCCTGCCCGGACGCGAGGAGCGCCTCGTAGAGGTTGCGGGCGCCGCCGACGTTGGTGCGGAAGGCCTCGTCGATGGGCGGGTCGAAGGACACCGAGGACGCCGAGTGGATGACGGTGTCGATGCGCTGCTCGATCGCGGGCATGTCCGTGAGGTCGCCCTCGAGGATGTCGACGCGCTCGTCGAAGGCACGACGGACCTCGTCGGCGCCGACGCGCTCGCCCCAGGACGTGAACACGGGCTTGCGCAGCAGTCCCTCGAGACGCTTGCGGCCCGTCTGCACGCCCTTGGGGCGGACGAGGGCGGTGACGCGCACGGCGGGGAAGTTCTCGAGAAGGGACTGCAGCACGGCCTGGCCGAGGAACCCCGTGACCCCGGTGAGCAGGATCTGCTGGTCGGCGCGGGGAGCCGTGCTCGGCTCGGTGCTCGGATCCGTGCTCGACGAGGCGGGCGTGTTCGGCATGCTGGGCTTCCCCTGGGGACGGCGGCGGTGGACGGGGCCCCGTGCCGCGGTCGCGCCCGTCCGCCTCGATGCCTGCGTCGTCGCAGGTGGGACGCAGGTTCCGGGGGTGAGGAGGGGCGGTCTTCGCAGGGCTCGGAGCCCGGCGGGACGAGGGTCGTCCCGACGCTGGTCAGCGCCTCGCTAGTGTACCGTAGGCCCATGCACAGGGCCCTGATCACCGGTGGCACATCCGGCATCGGAGCAGCATTCGCGACGGCGCTCGCACGGCGGGGGGTTGACCTCGTCCTGGTCGCCCGCAACGCCGCGCGGCTCGAGGAGACCGCCGAGCAGCTGCGTCGCGACTTCGGCATCGGCGTCGAGACCGTCGCCGCCGACCTCTCCGACCGCGACGACCAGCAGCGCGTCGCCGACCGTCTCGAGGCCGACGACACCGCCGAGGGGACCCCGCCGATCGACATGCTCGTCAACAACGCCGGCTTCTCGGTGCGCACGGAGCTGACCGATCCCGACATGAGCGAGCACGACCTCGGCTACGAGGTCATGATGCGCTCGGTCATCGTGCTCTCGGGCGCCGCCGCCCGCGCGATGGAGCGGCGCGGCGAGGGATGGATCGTCAACGTCGGCTCCGTGAGCGCCTTCGTCACCCAGAACAACTACTCGGCCATCAAGTCGTGGGTGAACTCGTACACCGAGGCCCTGCACGTGCAGCTCCACGACCGCGGCATCCACGTCACGCTGCTCGCGCCCGGCTGGGTGCGCACCGAGTTCCACTCGCGCGCCGGCATCAAGGGCTCGTCGATTCCCGGGTTCCTGTGGCTCAGCCCGCAGCGCCTCGTCGAGGAGTGCCTCAAGGACATGGCGCGCGACAAGGTCATCTCGATCCCGTCCACGCGCTTCAAGGTGATCGTGGTGCTCGCGCGGATCGCCCCGCGCAACCTCATCCACCGGCTGAGCGGACTGCTCAGCTCGCGCCGCAGCAAGGAGGGCTGAGCGCCGTGTCCCCGTCCCCCGACCCCTCCGCGTCCGGCTCGTCCCGCCAGCGCCGGCCCTCGCTGTCCTCGCGCTCGCGCGCCGAGGGCTTCGACTACTCCGACGAGCAGCTCGCCATGTACCGGTCGCGCTGGCGCGCCGTCGTGCGCCGCGTCCTGCAGCGCGGCATCTTCCGCCTCGTCGTGCGCTCGGCCGTCACTCCGAGCGTCGAGGTCAACCGCCGCGTGCGCTCGATCCGCGGCCCGTTCGTGCTGGTCGCCAACCACACGAGCCATGTCGACGCCCCGCTGCTCGCGATGAGCCTGCCCTGGACCCAGGCGCGGCTGCTCTCGACCGGCGTCGCCGCGGACTACTGGCACCCCGTCTGGTACCGCCGCCTGTTCGTGCGCTGGATGATGAACGCGTACTTCATCGACCGTGACGGCTCGCGCAAGAACGCCGGGGTCTCCCGGCGCCTGCTGCGCGGCGGCGTGCCGATCCTCGTGTTCCCCGAGGGCGGTCGCCAGCAGACCGGTGTGCTGGGGGCGTTCAACCCCGGCGCTGCCGCGCTCGCGGCGAGCGGCGGCGTGCCCGTCGTGCCGGCCGCGATCGTGGGCGGCTACGAGGCGATGCCCAAGGGCCGCTACTGGCCGCGGCCCGGCCGCCCGCCGGTCGGGGTCATCTTCGGCGAGCCGCTCATGGCCGACCCCGACGAGACCGTCACGGACTTCACCGCCCGCATCCGCGCGAGCGTGCAGGACCTGTACCAGACCCATCACGATCAGATCCTCGGGGCCTCCGACGGCCCCGAGCCCCCGGACCAGGAGAAGAAGGCGAGCACTCGATGACGACAGCGGCGACCCCGGGCAGCGCACGAGAGGTCAAGCGCCACAAGTGGTGGGGGTGGGGTCTCGACGACGTCACCTTCCGCTGGGACAACAAGCCCGCGTTCGCCCCGTTCGCGTACGACAAGATCGGCATCGACCTGCCGTCGCTGCCGCCGGCCGTCGAGCCGCAGCTCTCGGACTTCGAGGTGCCCGCCTCGATCCTGCCCGGCGACGTGCGCGCCCGCCTCGTCGAGGTGCTCGGCGAGGACAACGTCGCGACCGACGACGAGTACCGCGTCGTGCACTCCTTCGGCCGCTCGGTCCGCGACCTCTACCGCGTGCGCACGGGCGACTTCGTCCGCCTCGTCGACGCGGTCGTGTACCCGGGGACCGAGGAGGAGGTCCAGCGGGTCCTCGAGATCGTGCTGGACGCGGACCTCGTGCTGATCCCCTACGGCGGCGGCTCGTGCATCTCCGGCTCCGTCACCCCCGACGTCGACGAGAAGCGCCCCGTCGTCACGCTCAACCTGGGCCGGATGCGCCGCGTGCTGTCGATCGACGACACCGCCGGCCTCGCGGTCGTCGAGGCGGGGGTCTACGGGCCCGACCTCGAGGAGCAGCTCAACGCCGACGGGTGGACGCTGGGCCATTTCCCGGACTCCTTCGCCTACTCGACGCTCGGCGGATGGACGGCGACCCGCTCGACGGGCATGCAGAGCGACAAGTACGGCGACATCGCCGACATCGTGCGCGGGCTGCACCTCGTCCATCCCCGCGGGGTGCTGCGCATCAAGGGTCTCCCGAGCCAGTCGACCGGGCCGAGCCTGCGCGAGATCGTGGTGGGCTCCGAGGGGCGCCTCGGCGTGATCACCCAGGTCACCGTGCAGGTGCACCGTCTGGCCCCCGAGCGTCAGGTGATCGCGTACATGTTCCCCGACTGGGAGCACGGGATCCGCACGATGCACGCGATCACGCGCAACACCGACATCCACACGACCTTCGCGCGGCTGTCCGACGGCGACGAGACCGCGTTCTCCCTGTCCATGCTCAAGGAGCCGACGACGCTCAAGTCGAAGGTGACCGCGACCGTGCAGGACAAGCTCTTCGCGTACCTCGCCTCGAAGGGCTGGGACACGGAGCGGGGGATGTGCATCGGCTACGTGTGCTTCGAGGGCTCGAAGGAGGCGGTGGCGCGCCAGCAGGGCGTGGTCAAGAAGATCGTCAAGGCCAACGACGGCGTCTCGCTCGGCGCGGGCGCCGGCAAGATCTACGACCAGAAGAAGTTCGACACGCCCTACCTGCGCGACTTCCTGCTCGACTACGGGGTGTTCGGCGACGTCTCGGAGACCGCCGCCCCGTGGTCGCGGCTGAACGAGGTGCACGCCGAGGTCACGGCGGCGGTCCACCGGGCGCTCGACGAGATCGGCCGCCCCGGCTTCGTGTTCTGCCACATGTCGCACAGCTACCACTCCGGGGCGTGCCTCTACTTCACCTTCGCCTTCCCGTTCACGGACGACGATCGGGCTCTCGCGGAGTACGACACGGTCAAGCGCACGATGCAGCAGGCGTTCATCGACCACGGCGCGACCCTGTCGCACCACCACGCGGTGGGCACCGAGCATCAGCCGTGGATGGAGCAGGACGTCACCGCGGTGGGCGTGAGCATCCTGCAGGACCTGTTCACGACCTCCGATCCCGGTCGGAACCTCAACCCGGGCAAGATCGTCACGCCCTGAGCGACCGGCCCCCCGCTGACCGACCCTCCGCTGACCGACCCTCCGGCCGCTGACCGATCGTCCACCCGCTGGGCGGTCGATCGCGCTCGCCGGCCGTCCGGGCCGGCGACCAGGGCAGGGGCCCCACGTACGTCAGTACGCGATGCGCCCCTCGCGGTCGTGGAACTCGCCCGTCGGCCCGTCCGGGCCGACGCACGCGAGCGCGACCGTCGCGTCCGTCCCCTCGGTCACCGTCTGGTGTCCGCGGTGGCCGTTGAAGTCGGTGGCGGTGAAGCCCGGATCGCTCACGTTGACGCGGAACCCGGGCAGGCTGCGGGCGTACTGCACCGTGAGCGCGATGACCGCCGCCTTGGACGCCGGGTAGGGCACCGCGAGGACGTGCTGGGCGTCGGGGTGCCCGAGCAGGAACCGCGGCCAGCCGAGCCCGGAGGCGACGTTGACGATCACCGGGTTCGCCGACGCGCGCAGCAGCGGCAGCGCCGACTGGGTGACGCGCACGATCCCGACGACGTTCGTCTCGAGCGTCGTCCGCATGATCTCGGGCGTGAGGTCGTCGATGTCCGCGGCGCCGCCGATGATGCCGGCGTTGTTGACGAGCACGTCGAGCTCTGGCAGGCGAGCGATCGCCGAGGCGACGGACCCGTCGTCCGTCACGTCGAGCTGGACGGGGACGGCGCCGAGCTCGCGGGCGGCCTCCCCGGTGGTCAGGTCGCGCATGCCGGCGTAGACGGTGTGTCCGGCTGCGACGAGGCGACGGGCGGTCTCGAGTCCGAGGCTCTTGTTGGCGCCGGTGATGAGTGTCGTGGTCATGGAATCCAGTCTGCGCCGGGGCACGCGACCGCTCCAGGCACGGCGCGTCGGTAGGACCGCCCGTACCAGGATCCGTCGGCGTCGGGGGCGCGCCATGGGTGTCATGAGCGAGTTCGGGAACGTCCTCATGTCGTGGCGGCAGCGTGTCTCGCCTGCCGAGGTGGGGCTGCCGGCAGGCGGCGTGCGCCGGACCCGGGGGCTGCGCCGGGAGGAGCTCGCCGCGCTGGCCGGCATGAGCGTCGACGACGTCGTGCGGCTCGAGCAGGGGCGTGCGCGGCATCCGTCGCCGCAACTGCTCGGCGCCCTCTCGCGTGCGCTGCGCCTGAGCGAGCAGGAGCGCGACCATCTCTACCTGATGGCGGGTGCAGCTCCTCCGCCGCGCACGGACGTGCCGCGTCACATCCCTCCGGGCGTGCAGCGGATGACGGACCGCCTGGGGGACGTCCCCGTCGCGGTCTACTCGGCGGCCTGGGACATCCTGCAGTGGAACCCGCTCTGGGCCGCGCTGCTCGGGGACCCCTCGTCGTACCGCGGGGACGACGCCAACCTCGTCTGGCGCCACTTCATGCACGGTCA from Brachybacterium huguangmaarense carries:
- a CDS encoding SDR family NAD(P)-dependent oxidoreductase, giving the protein MHRALITGGTSGIGAAFATALARRGVDLVLVARNAARLEETAEQLRRDFGIGVETVAADLSDRDDQQRVADRLEADDTAEGTPPIDMLVNNAGFSVRTELTDPDMSEHDLGYEVMMRSVIVLSGAAARAMERRGEGWIVNVGSVSAFVTQNNYSAIKSWVNSYTEALHVQLHDRGIHVTLLAPGWVRTEFHSRAGIKGSSIPGFLWLSPQRLVEECLKDMARDKVISIPSTRFKVIVVLARIAPRNLIHRLSGLLSSRRSKEG
- a CDS encoding lysophospholipid acyltransferase family protein; translated protein: MSPSPDPSASGSSRQRRPSLSSRSRAEGFDYSDEQLAMYRSRWRAVVRRVLQRGIFRLVVRSAVTPSVEVNRRVRSIRGPFVLVANHTSHVDAPLLAMSLPWTQARLLSTGVAADYWHPVWYRRLFVRWMMNAYFIDRDGSRKNAGVSRRLLRGGVPILVFPEGGRQQTGVLGAFNPGAAALAASGGVPVVPAAIVGGYEAMPKGRYWPRPGRPPVGVIFGEPLMADPDETVTDFTARIRASVQDLYQTHHDQILGASDGPEPPDQEKKASTR
- a CDS encoding FAD-binding oxidoreductase; the encoded protein is MTTAATPGSAREVKRHKWWGWGLDDVTFRWDNKPAFAPFAYDKIGIDLPSLPPAVEPQLSDFEVPASILPGDVRARLVEVLGEDNVATDDEYRVVHSFGRSVRDLYRVRTGDFVRLVDAVVYPGTEEEVQRVLEIVLDADLVLIPYGGGSCISGSVTPDVDEKRPVVTLNLGRMRRVLSIDDTAGLAVVEAGVYGPDLEEQLNADGWTLGHFPDSFAYSTLGGWTATRSTGMQSDKYGDIADIVRGLHLVHPRGVLRIKGLPSQSTGPSLREIVVGSEGRLGVITQVTVQVHRLAPERQVIAYMFPDWEHGIRTMHAITRNTDIHTTFARLSDGDETAFSLSMLKEPTTLKSKVTATVQDKLFAYLASKGWDTERGMCIGYVCFEGSKEAVARQQGVVKKIVKANDGVSLGAGAGKIYDQKKFDTPYLRDFLLDYGVFGDVSETAAPWSRLNEVHAEVTAAVHRALDEIGRPGFVFCHMSHSYHSGACLYFTFAFPFTDDDRALAEYDTVKRTMQQAFIDHGATLSHHHAVGTEHQPWMEQDVTAVGVSILQDLFTTSDPGRNLNPGKIVTP
- a CDS encoding SDR family NAD(P)-dependent oxidoreductase, with protein sequence MTTTLITGANKSLGLETARRLVAAGHTVYAGMRDLTTGEAARELGAVPVQLDVTDDGSVASAIARLPELDVLVNNAGIIGGAADIDDLTPEIMRTTLETNVVGIVRVTQSALPLLRASANPVIVNVASGLGWPRFLLGHPDAQHVLAVPYPASKAAVIALTVQYARSLPGFRVNVSDPGFTATDFNGHRGHQTVTEGTDATVALACVGPDGPTGEFHDREGRIAY
- a CDS encoding helix-turn-helix transcriptional regulator, giving the protein MSEFGNVLMSWRQRVSPAEVGLPAGGVRRTRGLRREELAALAGMSVDDVVRLEQGRARHPSPQLLGALSRALRLSEQERDHLYLMAGAAPPPRTDVPRHIPPGVQRMTDRLGDVPVAVYSAAWDILQWNPLWAALLGDPSSYRGDDANLVWRHFMHGHATIEFSPAHEEEFASDLAADLRSAHARYVTDAALTALVARLRSASPAFAAHWDSGRIAQHRSSRKTVTGSAAGPITVDCDVLTVPGNDLRMVVYTAVPGSGDASRLALLRVAALQASPG